Proteins co-encoded in one Vibrio fortis genomic window:
- the glyS gene encoding glycine--tRNA ligase subunit beta, whose protein sequence is MAKEFLIELGTEELPPTQLRTLAEAFAANFEAELKDANLAHEGVKWYAAPRRLALKVAALAEGQEDKVVEKRGPAVSVAFDADGNATKAAQGWARGNGITVEQADRLVTDKGEWLLFKQEVKGQATSEIVVELAAKALGNLPIAKPMRWGNKTTQFIRPVKTLTMLMGSDLIEGEILGVASDRTIRGHRFMGEQEFTIDSAEQYPAILEERGKVMADYEARKAIILADSQKAAAAVGGTADLEDDLVEEVTSLVEWPVVLTAKFEEEFLKVPSEALVYTMKGDQKYFPVYDDNKKLLPNFIFVSNIESKEPRHVIEGNEKVVRPRLADAEFFFNTDRKRPLIDRLPELDQAIFQKQLGTIKDKTDRITELAGYIAEQIDADVEKSKRAGLLAKCDLMTSMVFEFTDTQGVMGMHYATHDGEDEQVALALYEQYMPRFAGDDLPSTGISSAVAMADKLDTIVGIFGIGQAPKGSDPFALRRASLGVLRIIVENGYNLDLTDLIAKAKELLGDKLTNENVEADVIDFMLGRFRAWYQDAGFSVDIIQAVLANRPTKPTDFDQRVKAVSHFRELEAAEALAAANKRVGNILAKFDGELAADIDLALLQEDAEKALAENVAVMTEALEPAFATGNYQEALSKLAALREPVDAFFDNVMVMADDEALKKNRLTLLNNLRNLFLQIADISLLQK, encoded by the coding sequence ATGGCTAAAGAATTTCTAATTGAACTGGGTACTGAAGAGCTACCACCAACGCAGCTTCGTACTCTAGCAGAAGCATTCGCGGCAAACTTTGAAGCTGAGCTTAAAGATGCAAACCTAGCGCACGAAGGCGTGAAATGGTATGCAGCACCTCGTCGTCTTGCTCTTAAAGTAGCAGCACTGGCAGAAGGCCAAGAAGACAAAGTGGTTGAAAAACGTGGCCCAGCGGTTTCTGTCGCATTCGATGCTGACGGCAACGCAACTAAAGCCGCTCAAGGTTGGGCTCGTGGTAACGGTATCACGGTTGAGCAAGCTGACCGTCTAGTGACAGACAAAGGCGAATGGCTTCTTTTCAAACAAGAAGTAAAAGGCCAAGCAACATCTGAAATCGTTGTTGAGCTAGCAGCAAAAGCACTAGGAAACCTGCCTATCGCTAAGCCAATGCGCTGGGGTAACAAGACCACTCAGTTCATCCGCCCGGTTAAAACACTAACTATGCTAATGGGTTCTGACCTTATTGAAGGTGAGATCCTAGGCGTAGCTTCAGATCGCACTATCCGTGGTCACCGTTTCATGGGTGAGCAAGAGTTCACTATCGATTCTGCAGAGCAATACCCAGCGATCCTAGAAGAGCGCGGTAAAGTAATGGCAGATTACGAAGCGCGTAAGGCAATCATCCTTGCTGACTCGCAAAAAGCGGCAGCAGCGGTTGGCGGTACTGCTGACCTAGAAGATGACCTAGTTGAAGAAGTAACGTCTCTGGTTGAATGGCCAGTAGTACTAACAGCGAAGTTTGAAGAAGAGTTCCTAAAAGTGCCTTCTGAAGCATTGGTTTACACCATGAAGGGTGACCAAAAATACTTCCCTGTTTACGATGACAACAAGAAGCTGCTTCCTAACTTTATCTTTGTATCTAACATCGAATCGAAAGAGCCTCGCCACGTTATCGAAGGTAACGAGAAGGTTGTACGTCCACGTCTAGCGGATGCAGAATTCTTCTTTAACACTGACCGTAAGCGTCCTCTGATCGACCGTCTACCTGAGCTAGACCAAGCTATCTTCCAGAAGCAGCTTGGTACTATCAAAGACAAAACAGACCGCATCACAGAACTTGCTGGCTACATCGCTGAGCAAATCGATGCTGACGTTGAGAAGTCGAAGCGCGCAGGCCTACTGGCTAAATGTGACCTAATGACCTCTATGGTATTCGAATTCACGGATACTCAGGGTGTAATGGGCATGCACTACGCGACTCACGATGGTGAAGACGAGCAAGTTGCACTAGCACTTTACGAGCAGTACATGCCTCGTTTCGCAGGCGATGACCTACCAAGCACAGGCATCTCTTCTGCAGTTGCAATGGCAGACAAGCTAGACACTATCGTTGGTATCTTCGGTATTGGCCAAGCGCCAAAAGGTTCTGACCCATTCGCTCTACGTCGTGCATCACTAGGTGTGCTACGTATTATCGTTGAAAATGGCTACAACCTAGACCTAACCGATCTGATCGCAAAAGCGAAAGAGCTGCTAGGTGATAAGCTAACTAACGAAAACGTAGAAGCTGACGTTATCGACTTCATGCTAGGTCGTTTCCGCGCATGGTACCAAGATGCAGGCTTCAGCGTCGACATCATCCAAGCGGTACTGGCGAATCGTCCAACTAAGCCAACTGACTTTGACCAACGTGTTAAAGCCGTATCTCACTTCCGTGAACTAGAAGCGGCAGAAGCTCTAGCAGCAGCGAACAAACGTGTAGGTAACATCCTTGCGAAATTCGATGGTGAGCTAGCGGCAGACATCGATCTAGCCCTTCTTCAAGAAGACGCTGAGAAAGCACTGGCTGAAAACGTTGCCGTAATGACGGAAGCACTAGAACCAGCATTCGCGACAGGTAACTACCAAGAAGCCCTAAGCAAGCTAGCAGCTCTACGTGAGCCTGTTGATGCGTTCTTCGATAACGTAATGGTTATGGCTGATGACGAAGCGCTTAAAAAGAACCGTCTAACGCTATTGAACAACCTACGTAACCTGTTCCTACAGATTGCTGACATCTCTCTACTGCAAAAATAA
- the glyQ gene encoding glycine--tRNA ligase subunit alpha: MQKFDIKTFQGMILALQDYWAQNGCTIVQPLDMEVGAGTSHPMTCLRALGPEPMSTAYVQPSRRPTDGRYGENPNRLQHYYQFQVALKPSPDNIQELYLGSLEVLGIDPLVHDIRFVEDNWENPTLGAWGLGWEVWLNGMEVTQFTYFQQVGGLECKPVTGEITYGIERLAMYIQEVDSVYDLVWNIAPDGSKVTYGDIFHQNEVEQSTYNFEHADVDFLFTFFDQCEKECKELLELEKPLPLPAYERILKAGHAFNILDARKAISVTERQRYILRIRNLTKSVAEAYYASREALGFPMCKKDEEK; this comes from the coding sequence ATGCAAAAATTCGATATCAAAACCTTCCAGGGAATGATCCTCGCGCTGCAGGATTACTGGGCACAAAACGGTTGTACTATTGTTCAACCTCTAGATATGGAAGTAGGTGCTGGCACCTCTCACCCAATGACATGTCTACGTGCACTTGGCCCAGAGCCAATGTCTACGGCATACGTTCAACCTTCACGTCGTCCGACCGATGGTCGCTACGGTGAAAACCCGAACCGTCTGCAGCACTACTATCAGTTCCAAGTAGCTCTAAAACCATCTCCAGACAACATTCAGGAGTTGTACCTAGGCTCACTTGAAGTTCTTGGTATCGACCCGCTAGTACACGACATTCGTTTTGTAGAAGACAACTGGGAAAACCCAACGCTAGGCGCATGGGGTCTTGGTTGGGAAGTATGGCTAAACGGCATGGAAGTAACTCAGTTTACTTACTTCCAACAAGTTGGTGGCCTTGAGTGTAAGCCTGTTACTGGTGAGATCACTTACGGTATCGAGCGTCTAGCTATGTACATCCAAGAAGTAGACTCTGTTTACGACCTAGTGTGGAACATCGCACCAGACGGCAGCAAGGTAACTTACGGTGACATCTTCCATCAGAACGAGGTTGAGCAATCAACTTACAACTTCGAGCACGCAGACGTCGATTTCCTATTCACGTTCTTTGATCAGTGTGAGAAAGAGTGTAAAGAGCTACTTGAGCTTGAGAAGCCACTTCCGCTTCCAGCTTACGAGCGCATTCTAAAAGCTGGCCACGCATTCAACATCCTTGATGCGCGTAAAGCTATCTCTGTAACAGAGCGCCAACGTTACATCCTTCGTATCCGCAACCTGACTAAGTCTGTTGCTGAAGCATACTACGCATCGCGTGAGGCTCTTGGCTTCCCAATGTGCAAAAAGGACGAGGAGAAGTAA
- a CDS encoding TMEM165/GDT1 family protein, protein MSVLAISITTVALAEIGDKTQLLSLLLASRYRKPIPIIAAIFFATIANHALAAWLGVVVADYLSPEVLKWVLVISFIAMAGWILIPDKLDDDEQISNRGPFVASFIAFFIAEIGDKTQIATSILGAQYADALAWVILGTTIGMLLANVPVVIIGKLSADKMPLDLIRKITALLFVGLAIAAAIY, encoded by the coding sequence GTGAGCGTTTTAGCAATCTCTATTACAACTGTAGCCTTGGCCGAAATCGGTGATAAGACACAGTTACTCTCTCTTCTGTTAGCCAGCCGTTATCGCAAGCCGATACCGATTATTGCTGCAATCTTCTTTGCCACTATTGCCAATCATGCTCTTGCAGCGTGGCTCGGTGTGGTCGTCGCTGATTACTTGTCGCCAGAAGTTTTAAAATGGGTGCTGGTGATCAGTTTTATTGCAATGGCGGGCTGGATTCTGATTCCCGATAAGCTCGATGATGACGAACAGATCTCAAACCGTGGCCCTTTTGTCGCTAGCTTCATTGCGTTTTTTATCGCTGAAATTGGTGATAAGACCCAGATTGCGACTTCTATTCTAGGGGCGCAATACGCCGATGCTTTGGCGTGGGTGATTCTGGGTACAACCATAGGCATGTTGCTAGCTAATGTACCTGTAGTGATCATTGGTAAGCTGTCGGCAGACAAGATGCCACTCGATCTGATTCGTAAAATCACAGCCCTGTTGTTTGTTGGTTTAGCCATCGCAGCGGCAATTTATTGA
- the tusA gene encoding sulfurtransferase TusA: MTFNPELATHTLEAQGLRCPEPVMMVRKTIRNMQDGDVLLVTADDPSTTRDIPSFCRFMDHQLVGQHTESVPYQYLIKKGLEA; encoded by the coding sequence ATGACATTCAATCCTGAACTGGCCACACACACTTTAGAAGCACAAGGGCTACGCTGCCCAGAACCGGTAATGATGGTCAGAAAGACAATTCGAAACATGCAGGATGGCGATGTATTACTGGTAACGGCAGACGATCCCTCAACCACACGCGACATTCCAAGTTTCTGTCGATTTATGGATCACCAGCTCGTCGGACAGCACACTGAGTCTGTGCCATACCAATACTTGATCAAGAAAGGCCTAGAAGCCTAA
- a CDS encoding LysR family transcriptional regulator translates to MELEDIYRRDLNLLVALKVLIEEGSVSQAALRLNLSQSATSRVLGRLRELLNDPLFTRQGQRLLPTKRALEISQRIDQPLESFRQLLSPSDFDPYYCTERFLIATTDYAMQTILPYALPKIYEQAPNISLEFAPLQHEHLFKQLSTERVDMAICRPTGPVAPLHQQVLGPVGVSCLLSKNHPLADSTLSLNDYVSLPHAMIAISDGVKALLDNALANQPPRKMVLRAYHLEAALAIVDKMPLVITVPADLAYLVAERYDLVVKPLPFEFMPFDYSLIWHSRCDSSASQQWLRRVVKEECGELIQKRIADVGLG, encoded by the coding sequence GTGGAATTAGAAGACATCTATCGTCGAGACTTAAACCTGTTGGTTGCTCTCAAAGTACTGATTGAAGAGGGCAGTGTTAGCCAAGCGGCCTTGCGTTTGAATCTCAGCCAGTCTGCGACCAGTCGTGTGTTGGGCCGACTTCGTGAACTTCTAAATGATCCGCTCTTTACCCGACAGGGGCAGCGTCTACTTCCGACGAAAAGAGCGCTCGAGATCAGCCAGCGTATTGATCAGCCGTTAGAATCGTTTCGTCAGTTGTTAAGCCCGAGTGACTTTGACCCGTATTATTGCACTGAACGTTTCCTGATCGCGACCACAGATTACGCGATGCAAACCATACTGCCATATGCACTGCCTAAGATTTATGAGCAAGCACCAAACATCTCTTTAGAGTTTGCGCCACTTCAGCATGAGCATTTGTTTAAACAGTTGAGCACAGAGCGTGTTGATATGGCGATATGCCGACCAACAGGGCCGGTAGCCCCTTTGCACCAGCAAGTATTAGGGCCTGTCGGCGTATCATGCTTGCTTTCTAAGAATCACCCTTTGGCTGATAGCACTTTGAGCCTCAATGATTATGTATCACTGCCTCATGCAATGATTGCGATCAGTGATGGCGTAAAAGCCTTGCTCGACAATGCGTTGGCAAATCAACCGCCTAGAAAGATGGTGTTGCGTGCGTACCATCTTGAAGCAGCCTTAGCGATTGTCGATAAAATGCCTCTGGTGATCACTGTGCCTGCCGATCTCGCCTATTTGGTGGCAGAGCGCTATGACCTAGTCGTCAAGCCACTACCGTTCGAATTTATGCCGTTTGATTATTCATTGATTTGGCATTCACGTTGCGATTCGTCAGCTTCTCAACAGTGGTTGAGACGAGTCGTGAAAGAGGAGTGTGGTGAGTTGATTCAGAAGCGGATTGCTGATGTAGGGCTTGGTTAA
- the acuI gene encoding acrylyl-CoA reductase (NADPH) gives MFKALVLNQEDKKTIASVSQIDESQLPEGNVKIDVNYSSLNYKDGLAITGKGRIVRSFPMVPGIDLSGVVSQSDDPRYKAGDEVVLTGWGVGEGHWGGMAEKASLNGDWLVPMPKGLDAKKVMAIGTAGFTAMLCVQAIVDAGVKPEDGEILVTGSSGGVGSVSITLLNQLGYKVAAVTGRASENGELLKSLGASRIVERAELEEPAKPLEKQLWAGAIDTVGSKVLAKVLAQIDYNGVVAACGLAGGFDLPTTVMPFILRNVRLQGVDSVMCPREKRIKAWEQLAELLPESFYQQATKEVSLDDAVQAAEDITNGQITGRVVIKL, from the coding sequence ATGTTTAAAGCACTTGTACTAAACCAAGAAGACAAAAAAACCATTGCTAGCGTTTCTCAAATTGACGAGTCACAACTTCCAGAAGGCAACGTAAAGATTGATGTGAACTACTCATCTTTGAACTACAAAGATGGTTTGGCGATTACTGGTAAAGGACGCATTGTTCGCAGCTTCCCTATGGTGCCGGGTATTGACCTTTCTGGTGTGGTTTCTCAATCAGATGACCCTCGCTACAAAGCAGGCGACGAAGTAGTACTGACTGGTTGGGGTGTGGGTGAAGGCCACTGGGGTGGTATGGCTGAAAAGGCAAGCCTAAATGGCGACTGGTTAGTACCAATGCCAAAAGGCCTAGACGCCAAAAAAGTGATGGCGATTGGTACTGCAGGCTTCACCGCAATGTTATGTGTTCAAGCTATCGTTGATGCTGGCGTTAAACCAGAAGATGGCGAGATTCTAGTAACAGGTTCAAGTGGCGGTGTGGGCAGTGTGTCTATCACTCTACTTAACCAACTAGGCTACAAAGTAGCAGCCGTAACCGGCCGTGCATCTGAGAACGGTGAGCTACTTAAATCTCTAGGTGCATCGCGCATTGTTGAGCGTGCAGAGCTAGAAGAGCCAGCAAAACCATTAGAAAAACAACTTTGGGCAGGTGCTATCGATACAGTAGGCAGCAAAGTGTTAGCGAAAGTACTGGCACAGATCGATTACAACGGTGTAGTAGCAGCGTGTGGCCTAGCAGGCGGTTTCGACCTACCAACAACGGTGATGCCATTCATCCTACGTAATGTGCGTCTACAGGGTGTTGACTCAGTAATGTGTCCACGTGAGAAACGCATCAAAGCGTGGGAGCAACTGGCTGAACTACTTCCAGAGTCGTTCTACCAACAAGCAACTAAAGAAGTATCACTGGATGATGCCGTTCAAGCTGCTGAAGACATTACTAATGGTCAAATCACAGGTCGCGTCGTAATCAAGCTATAG
- the fadA gene encoding acetyl-CoA C-acyltransferase FadA yields the protein MKNVVVVDCLRTPMGRSKGGAFRHTRAEDLSAHLMKGILKRNPQVNPSEIEDIYWGCVQQTLEQGFNVARNAALLAGLPIEIGAVTVNRLCGSSMQALHDATRSIMVGDADICLIGGVEHMGHVPMTHGVDFHPGMSKNVAKAAGMMGLTAEMLGKLHGISREDQDAFAARSHARAHAATVEGRFKNEILPTEGHAADGSLFTLDHDEVIRPETTVEGLSQLRPVFDPANGTVTAGTSSALSDGASAMLIMSEEKANELGLTIRARVKSMAIAGCDPSIMGYGPVPATKKALKRAGLSIEDMGVIELNEAFAAQSLPCAKDLGLLDVVDEKVNLNGGAIALGHPLGCSGSRISTTLINLMEAKDVKYGLATMCIGLGQGIATVFERP from the coding sequence ATGAAGAACGTAGTTGTTGTTGATTGCCTTCGCACCCCAATGGGCCGTTCCAAAGGTGGCGCTTTCCGTCATACACGTGCAGAAGACCTCTCTGCACACCTGATGAAAGGCATTCTTAAGCGTAACCCACAAGTTAACCCAAGCGAGATTGAAGATATCTACTGGGGCTGTGTCCAACAGACACTTGAGCAAGGCTTTAACGTGGCACGTAATGCTGCGCTACTTGCTGGCTTACCGATTGAAATTGGCGCCGTAACCGTTAACCGCTTATGTGGTTCATCTATGCAAGCTCTGCATGATGCAACACGCTCAATCATGGTTGGCGATGCGGATATCTGTCTGATTGGTGGTGTTGAGCATATGGGTCATGTTCCGATGACGCATGGTGTGGACTTCCACCCAGGTATGTCAAAGAACGTAGCCAAAGCAGCCGGCATGATGGGCCTTACAGCGGAGATGCTAGGTAAGCTACATGGCATTAGCCGTGAAGACCAAGACGCTTTTGCTGCACGCTCTCACGCTCGTGCACATGCTGCAACGGTTGAAGGTCGCTTTAAAAATGAGATCTTACCAACTGAAGGTCACGCGGCAGACGGTTCACTGTTCACTCTGGATCACGACGAAGTTATTCGCCCAGAGACAACCGTTGAAGGCCTATCTCAGCTTCGCCCAGTATTCGACCCAGCTAACGGTACCGTAACCGCTGGTACATCATCAGCGCTATCAGATGGTGCATCTGCAATGCTGATCATGAGCGAAGAGAAAGCCAATGAACTTGGTTTGACGATTCGTGCACGTGTTAAATCAATGGCTATTGCTGGTTGCGATCCATCCATCATGGGTTACGGACCCGTTCCAGCGACTAAGAAAGCACTTAAGCGTGCTGGTCTATCAATTGAAGACATGGGCGTCATTGAGCTTAACGAAGCCTTTGCAGCGCAGTCTCTGCCATGTGCGAAAGACCTAGGCCTTCTGGATGTGGTCGATGAAAAAGTAAACCTCAATGGTGGTGCAATCGCACTTGGTCACCCACTGGGTTGTTCAGGTTCGCGCATCTCAACCACCTTGATTAACCTAATGGAAGCGAAAGACGTGAAATACGGCTTAGCTACTATGTGTATTGGTTTAGGCCAAGGTATCGCAACCGTGTTTGAGCGCCCTTAG
- the fadB gene encoding fatty acid oxidation complex subunit alpha FadB → MIYQANTLQVKELQDGIAELSFCAPASVNKLDLATLESLDKALDALNNHAGLRGLILTSNKDAFIVGADITEFLGLFAKPEAELDEWLVFANSIFSKLEDLPVPTLSMMRGHALGGGCECVLATDFRIGDKTTSIGLPETKLGIMPGFGGCVRLPRVIGADSAMEIITQGKACRADEALKIGLLDAIVETDQLLESAINTVSLAANEKLDWVARRKQKTSALSLSKLEAMMSFTMAKGLVAQKAGPHYPAPITSVIAIEEAARCDRDAALDIERKHFIKLAKSEEAKALVGLFLNDQYIKGIAKKAGKSANKATERAAVLGAGIMGGGIAYQSALKGVPVMMKDIAQASLDLGMNEASKLLNKRLSRGRIDGFKMAGILSSITPSLHYAGIEQSDVIVEAVVENPKIKAAVLSEVEQQVSPDTVITSNTSTIPINLLAKSLQRPENFCGMHFFNPVHRMPLVEIIRGEHTSDETINRVVAYAAKMGKSPIVVNDCPGFFVNRVLFPYFGGFSMLLRDGADFTKIDKIMERKFGWPMGPAYLLDVVGLDTAHHAQDVMAQGFPERMGKEGRDAIDALFEANKFGQKNGSGFYSYSVDKRGRPKKAFSEDILPILADVCQAPQDFDEETIIQRVMIPMINEVVLCLEEGIIASPQEADMALVYGLGFPPFRGGVFRYLDSVGIANFVEKAKGYQDLGAMYQVPQLLLDMAEKGESFYDAQQASSL, encoded by the coding sequence ATGATTTACCAAGCTAACACCCTACAGGTAAAGGAATTACAAGATGGTATAGCCGAACTCAGTTTTTGTGCTCCTGCCTCTGTAAATAAGCTCGACCTTGCTACATTAGAATCACTCGACAAAGCACTTGATGCTTTAAATAACCATGCTGGATTGCGCGGCCTGATCTTAACTTCAAACAAAGATGCCTTCATCGTCGGTGCAGACATCACTGAGTTTTTAGGTCTATTCGCCAAACCAGAAGCTGAACTTGATGAGTGGTTGGTTTTTGCGAACTCTATTTTTAGCAAACTTGAAGACCTACCTGTTCCTACCCTTTCAATGATGCGTGGCCATGCTCTTGGCGGCGGTTGTGAGTGCGTACTCGCCACCGACTTCCGTATTGGTGACAAAACCACCAGCATCGGCTTACCAGAAACCAAATTAGGCATCATGCCTGGCTTTGGTGGTTGTGTACGTCTGCCACGTGTGATTGGTGCAGACAGCGCAATGGAAATCATCACGCAAGGTAAAGCATGCCGAGCAGATGAAGCATTGAAAATTGGGTTGTTAGACGCGATTGTTGAAACCGACCAACTACTCGAATCCGCTATTAATACCGTATCTCTAGCTGCTAATGAAAAGCTTGACTGGGTTGCTCGCCGCAAACAAAAAACGTCAGCTTTATCTCTAAGCAAGCTTGAAGCGATGATGAGCTTTACTATGGCGAAAGGTCTAGTCGCTCAAAAAGCAGGGCCTCACTACCCAGCACCGATTACATCTGTTATCGCGATTGAGGAAGCCGCTCGCTGCGATCGTGATGCTGCATTGGATATCGAGCGTAAGCACTTTATTAAACTGGCGAAGTCTGAAGAAGCGAAAGCACTGGTTGGCCTATTCCTTAACGACCAATACATTAAAGGCATCGCGAAAAAAGCAGGCAAATCAGCGAACAAAGCGACTGAGCGTGCTGCTGTACTAGGTGCAGGCATCATGGGTGGCGGTATTGCCTACCAATCTGCGCTGAAAGGCGTGCCTGTGATGATGAAAGATATTGCTCAAGCATCGCTAGATTTGGGGATGAACGAAGCATCTAAGCTTCTGAATAAACGACTTTCTCGTGGTCGCATCGATGGCTTCAAGATGGCAGGTATTCTCTCTTCTATTACCCCTAGCCTTCACTATGCAGGTATTGAGCAGTCAGATGTGATTGTTGAAGCGGTCGTAGAGAACCCGAAAATTAAAGCTGCTGTGTTAAGCGAAGTAGAGCAACAGGTTAGCCCTGATACCGTGATTACTTCAAACACGTCGACGATTCCAATCAATCTACTGGCAAAATCACTGCAACGCCCAGAAAACTTCTGTGGTATGCACTTCTTTAACCCAGTACACCGCATGCCGCTGGTTGAGATCATCCGCGGTGAACACACTTCAGATGAAACCATCAATCGCGTTGTCGCTTATGCAGCGAAAATGGGTAAATCACCAATTGTGGTTAACGACTGCCCAGGCTTCTTCGTCAACCGTGTTCTGTTCCCATATTTTGGTGGCTTTAGCATGTTGCTACGTGACGGCGCTGACTTCACTAAGATCGATAAGATCATGGAACGTAAGTTTGGTTGGCCGATGGGTCCAGCATATCTACTGGATGTGGTTGGTCTGGATACAGCGCATCACGCACAAGATGTAATGGCACAGGGTTTCCCCGAGCGCATGGGTAAAGAAGGTCGCGATGCGATCGACGCGTTGTTTGAAGCGAACAAGTTTGGCCAGAAAAATGGCAGCGGCTTCTATAGCTACAGTGTCGACAAACGCGGTCGTCCGAAGAAAGCTTTCTCAGAAGATATCCTTCCTATCTTGGCAGACGTATGCCAAGCACCACAGGACTTTGATGAAGAGACCATTATCCAGCGTGTCATGATCCCGATGATTAATGAAGTCGTGTTATGTCTAGAAGAAGGCATCATCGCTTCACCACAAGAAGCAGATATGGCTCTGGTTTACGGATTGGGCTTCCCTCCATTCAGAGGCGGCGTTTTCCGCTACCTAGACAGTGTGGGCATCGCGAACTTTGTTGAGAAAGCGAAAGGCTACCAAGACCTTGGCGCAATGTACCAAGTACCTCAACTGTTGCTTGATATGGCAGAGAAAGGCGAAAGCTTTTACGACGCTCAACAAGCTAGCTCTCTATAA
- a CDS encoding YigZ family protein, translating into MNEQPYLIPAASAVFEEEIKKSVFITHLAHTPSIEAAKLFVDQIKQKHNAARHNCWGFVAGRPEDSMKWGFSDDGEPSGTAGKPILAQLSGSGVGELTAVVTRYSGGIKLGTGGLVKAYGGGVQQALKLLQTIEKKITTKLRLELDYGFMPIAQSIMSQYQVVEVQAEYGVQVEMVVEIELLQVEAFTQTMINKSGAKALVTQVKDN; encoded by the coding sequence ATGAATGAACAACCATATTTGATTCCGGCTGCTTCGGCTGTTTTTGAAGAAGAAATCAAGAAGAGTGTCTTCATTACTCACCTCGCACATACACCGAGTATCGAGGCGGCTAAGCTGTTTGTTGATCAGATAAAACAAAAGCATAACGCCGCAAGGCACAATTGCTGGGGATTTGTTGCTGGGCGACCAGAAGATTCGATGAAATGGGGTTTTAGTGATGACGGTGAGCCTTCTGGGACTGCAGGTAAGCCAATATTGGCTCAGCTTTCTGGTTCTGGTGTTGGCGAACTGACGGCGGTAGTGACTCGCTACTCTGGCGGGATCAAGCTCGGCACAGGTGGTTTAGTGAAGGCGTATGGCGGTGGCGTACAACAAGCGCTTAAGCTGCTTCAAACTATAGAGAAAAAAATAACCACAAAATTGCGCCTAGAGTTAGACTATGGGTTTATGCCAATCGCCCAATCAATCATGTCGCAGTATCAAGTGGTAGAAGTTCAGGCGGAGTATGGTGTTCAGGTCGAAATGGTTGTAGAGATTGAACTGCTTCAAGTCGAAGCCTTTACTCAAACCATGATCAATAAAAGCGGTGCCAAGGCACTGGTCACTCAAGTAAAAGATAACTAG